One part of the Caproiciproducens sp. CPB-2 genome encodes these proteins:
- a CDS encoding FG-GAP-like repeat-containing protein, whose protein sequence is MKLRAVAMALVMAVTLSGCSFIGLDAQTLMHPPKPTGEKADIHALLESKTDGKMTLKYPKSGDYRSAIITHDLCGDKNDEAMAIYQKEDETSGTNIMFMKKDGKWVDMGFFSNPAAQVDKVCFGDLDGDGKSEAVVGWGSSLNNTSTICVYYYKNGKMNELKLEQTYTELAVMDFDGDGRDEIFTANTSVGDQPALARLFRVKDGAVEVMGSCRMDGGVTKYASVKAGLINERQNGIILDGIKNEGSLVTELLYWDQKTKRLKSPFYDVKTQTANYTMRNTSVVSKDINGDKIIEVPIVSLMPGHNGEKTDDADYITNWHRYDTQTNTFVRVMSMVLNYSDGYWFLVPDMWRGKVTTKTDTVTRMITFYRWNAKGKNSGTLGPALLKIQAFSQKEWDSGTGTAGFYKLLDSDNLVFAASSPSPDDALSLSIGDVKNSFELISQD, encoded by the coding sequence TGCTCCTTTATCGGCCTTGACGCCCAGACGCTGATGCACCCGCCGAAACCGACCGGGGAAAAAGCGGATATTCACGCGCTGCTGGAAAGCAAAACCGACGGGAAGATGACGCTGAAATATCCGAAAAGCGGGGACTACCGCTCCGCGATTATCACGCACGACCTGTGCGGCGATAAAAACGACGAGGCCATGGCGATTTACCAGAAGGAAGACGAGACCTCCGGAACCAACATCATGTTCATGAAAAAGGACGGAAAATGGGTGGATATGGGCTTCTTCAGCAATCCCGCCGCCCAAGTGGACAAAGTCTGCTTCGGCGACCTTGACGGCGACGGAAAGAGCGAGGCCGTCGTGGGCTGGGGCAGCAGCCTGAACAATACCAGCACCATCTGCGTCTATTATTATAAAAACGGGAAAATGAACGAGCTGAAGCTGGAACAGACCTATACCGAGCTTGCGGTAATGGATTTTGACGGCGACGGCAGGGACGAGATTTTCACCGCCAACACCAGCGTGGGCGACCAGCCCGCGCTTGCCCGGCTGTTCCGGGTCAAGGACGGCGCCGTGGAGGTAATGGGCTCCTGCCGTATGGACGGCGGCGTCACGAAATACGCCTCCGTGAAGGCCGGGCTGATCAACGAGCGTCAGAACGGCATTATTCTGGACGGGATCAAAAACGAAGGCTCCCTCGTGACGGAGCTCCTATACTGGGACCAGAAGACAAAGCGCCTGAAATCCCCGTTTTACGACGTGAAAACGCAGACGGCCAATTATACGATGCGCAATACGTCCGTTGTTTCAAAGGATATCAACGGCGATAAAATCATAGAAGTTCCGATCGTCAGCCTGATGCCGGGCCACAACGGTGAAAAAACGGATGACGCGGACTATATTACCAACTGGCACCGTTACGACACCCAGACCAACACGTTTGTCCGGGTGATGAGCATGGTCCTGAATTATTCCGACGGCTACTGGTTTCTGGTACCGGACATGTGGCGCGGCAAAGTGACCACCAAAACGGATACCGTGACGCGTATGATTACGTTTTACCGGTGGAATGCGAAGGGGAAAAATTCGGGGACCCTCGGCCCGGCGCTTCTGAAAATTCAGGCGTTTTCTCAGAAGGAATGGGACAGCGGCACAGGAACGGCCGGCTTTTACAAGCTGCTTGACTCTGACAATCTGGTATTTGCAGCCAGCTCCCCGTCGCCGGACGACGCGCTTTCCCTCAGCATCGGCGACGTGAAAAACAGCTTTGAGCTGATCAGCCAGGATTAA